Proteins found in one Rhodobacteraceae bacterium D3-12 genomic segment:
- a CDS encoding DUF3859 domain-containing protein produces MSVAMLISGLISGAAMAQDLIAPTYILDSYGVYCGIEGPKQKLAAPGTVLGYIQVTEADTTATVQTTRVPAALGLSFGVSIRLAEEQSNTAVEFRVTHPTGRPGERITERWTTQLSGAGPSLNRFAFDYPEELILGLWVLEVVQAGEVVLRKSFDVVAPEAAADVLSQCSGYTPVS; encoded by the coding sequence ATGAGTGTTGCCATGTTGATCAGTGGGTTGATCAGTGGCGCAGCGATGGCGCAGGACCTTATTGCGCCGACGTATATTTTGGACAGTTACGGTGTCTACTGCGGGATCGAGGGGCCAAAGCAGAAGCTGGCGGCGCCGGGCACGGTGTTGGGCTATATTCAGGTGACCGAAGCGGACACCACAGCCACGGTGCAGACAACGCGGGTGCCTGCCGCTCTTGGGCTGTCGTTCGGCGTGTCGATCCGGCTGGCGGAGGAGCAGAGCAACACGGCGGTCGAGTTTCGCGTCACCCACCCCACGGGTCGGCCCGGTGAGCGGATCACCGAACGCTGGACCACACAGCTTAGCGGTGCGGGGCCGTCGTTGAACCGGTTCGCTTTTGACTATCCCGAAGAGTTGATCCTTGGGCTTTGGGTGTTGGAAGTGGTGCAGGCGGGGGAGGTCGTTTTGCGCAAAAGCTTTGACGTGGTTGCGCCGGAGGCGGCGGCAGATGTCCTGTCGCAATGTTCGGGCTATACGCCGGTTTCGTAA
- a CDS encoding sulfite exporter TauE/SafE family protein has protein sequence MDALLTLLSPGLSLDALVFCFAITLFAGLVKGVVGFAMPMIMISLLGSVIAPELALAGLIIPTVLANSWQALRQGPAEALRSILDFRLFMIVGGIALALSAQMVRVIPVPVMLILIGAPVVFFTTLQLFGWRPTVLKSSRRSEAGTALVAGAMGGFSGTWGPPTVLYLTALGTPKRDSVRIQGVLYGLGSVVLLLAHIGSGVMRWETFPFSVALCLPALAGMALGFAIQDRIDQTLFRRATMVVLIIAGLNLIRRGLMG, from the coding sequence ATGGACGCACTTCTTACCCTGCTCTCGCCCGGTCTCTCGCTCGACGCCTTGGTGTTTTGCTTTGCGATCACCCTGTTCGCCGGTCTGGTCAAAGGGGTGGTCGGCTTTGCCATGCCGATGATCATGATCTCCCTGTTGGGAAGCGTGATCGCCCCGGAACTGGCGCTGGCCGGGCTGATCATACCAACCGTGCTCGCCAACAGCTGGCAGGCCCTGCGCCAAGGCCCGGCCGAGGCATTGCGCTCGATCCTCGATTTCCGCCTGTTCATGATCGTGGGCGGCATCGCCCTCGCGCTTTCGGCGCAAATGGTGCGGGTGATCCCGGTGCCGGTGATGCTTATCCTGATCGGCGCACCGGTGGTGTTCTTTACGACGCTGCAACTCTTTGGCTGGCGTCCAACCGTGCTGAAATCCTCGCGCCGGAGCGAGGCGGGCACAGCCCTCGTCGCCGGGGCGATGGGCGGGTTTTCCGGCACATGGGGCCCACCCACGGTGCTCTATCTCACCGCCCTCGGCACGCCCAAGCGCGATTCCGTACGCATCCAAGGCGTGCTCTACGGGCTCGGCTCGGTGGTGCTTTTGCTGGCCCATATCGGCTCTGGCGTCATGCGTTGGGAGACATTCCCCTTCTCCGTCGCGCTCTGCCTTCCAGCGCTTGCGGGCATGGCACTCGGCTTTGCGATACAGGACCGGATTGATCAAACCCTGTTCCGTCGCGCCACGATGGTGGTGCTGATCATCGCCGGGCTCAACCTGATCCGTCGCGGGCTGATGGGGTAG
- a CDS encoding acyl-CoA/acyl-ACP dehydrogenase: MPKDMSGPAMTDILLPDLLSLTAAAVAPSEAVLEKALAKLRETVSEDGRVSAKLLEANQGAAHGVAWLATYVEALRQMQKWAEKVKEDGKFGEVEQLIHQIAFGEYLHQIAGGIPMNQGEVVRLQEMGLGWDALSGFQCAEVQTLMARGNTQHARTALVALMQERSAEITVGATGLDEELEMIREQFRRYAVEKVEPFAHDWHLNDELIPMEVIEELAEMGVFGLTIPEEYGGLGLSKASMVVVSEELSRGYIGVGSLGTRSEIAAELIEGGGTDAQKEHWLPKIASAEILPTAVFTEPNTGSDLGALRTRAVKDGDDYRVTGNKTWITHAARTHVMTLLARTDPETTDHRGLSMFLAEKTPGDDAAPFPTEGMSGGEIEVLGYRGMKEYELGFDNFHVKGENLLGGVEGQGFKQLMKTFEAARIQTAARAIGVAQSALDQGMQYAQDRKQFGKSLIDFPRVSSKLAMMAVEIMVARQLTYFSAWEKDHGQRCDLEAGMAKLLGARVAWAAADNALQIHGGNGFALEYKISRILCDARILNIFEGAAEIQAQVITRRLLG; the protein is encoded by the coding sequence ATGCCCAAAGATATGAGCGGACCCGCCATGACAGACATCCTTCTTCCCGATCTTCTGAGCCTGACGGCGGCGGCGGTTGCGCCGAGTGAAGCCGTTTTGGAAAAAGCGTTGGCCAAGCTGCGCGAAACGGTAAGCGAGGACGGGCGGGTTTCGGCCAAGCTTTTGGAGGCGAACCAAGGTGCGGCGCATGGTGTGGCATGGCTTGCCACCTATGTTGAGGCGCTGCGCCAGATGCAGAAATGGGCCGAAAAGGTCAAAGAAGACGGCAAGTTCGGCGAGGTTGAACAGCTTATCCACCAGATCGCATTCGGTGAATACCTGCACCAGATCGCGGGCGGCATCCCGATGAACCAAGGCGAGGTTGTGCGCCTTCAGGAGATGGGCCTTGGCTGGGACGCTCTAAGCGGCTTTCAATGCGCCGAAGTGCAGACATTGATGGCACGCGGCAACACGCAGCACGCGCGCACAGCGCTTGTCGCGTTGATGCAGGAGCGCAGCGCGGAGATCACCGTGGGCGCGACCGGGCTGGACGAAGAGCTGGAGATGATCCGCGAGCAGTTCCGCCGCTATGCCGTTGAAAAGGTGGAGCCTTTTGCCCATGACTGGCATCTCAACGACGAATTGATCCCGATGGAGGTGATCGAGGAACTGGCCGAGATGGGTGTCTTTGGCCTGACGATCCCCGAGGAATACGGCGGGCTTGGCCTGTCCAAGGCGTCGATGGTGGTGGTGAGCGAAGAGTTGAGCCGTGGCTATATCGGCGTTGGCTCGCTTGGCACCCGCTCGGAGATTGCGGCCGAGTTGATCGAGGGCGGCGGCACCGACGCGCAGAAGGAACATTGGCTGCCCAAGATTGCCAGTGCCGAGATCCTGCCGACCGCCGTGTTTACCGAACCCAACACCGGCTCGGACCTAGGCGCGTTGCGCACGCGGGCTGTGAAAGACGGCGATGATTACCGCGTCACCGGCAATAAGACATGGATCACCCATGCGGCACGCACCCATGTGATGACCTTGCTGGCGCGGACCGACCCGGAGACCACCGACCATCGCGGGTTGAGCATGTTTCTGGCCGAAAAGACGCCGGGCGACGATGCGGCCCCCTTCCCCACCGAGGGCATGTCGGGCGGCGAGATCGAGGTTCTCGGCTATCGCGGGATGAAGGAATACGAGCTTGGTTTCGACAATTTCCACGTCAAGGGCGAGAACCTTTTGGGGGGCGTCGAGGGTCAGGGCTTTAAGCAGCTGATGAAGACCTTTGAGGCGGCGCGTATCCAGACCGCCGCGCGGGCGATTGGCGTGGCGCAATCGGCGTTGGATCAGGGGATGCAATACGCCCAAGATCGCAAGCAGTTCGGCAAGTCGTTGATTGATTTTCCACGGGTGTCGAGCAAGCTGGCTATGATGGCGGTTGAGATCATGGTGGCGCGGCAGCTGACCTATTTCAGCGCGTGGGAGAAAGACCACGGGCAGCGCTGTGACCTTGAGGCCGGGATGGCGAAGCTTTTGGGCGCGCGCGTGGCCTGGGCGGCGGCGGACAATGCGTTGCAGATCCATGGCGGCAACGGTTTCGCGCTGGAGTACAAAATCTCGCGGATCTTGTGTGATGCGCGGATTTTGAACATTTTCGAAGGTGCTGCGGAAATTCAGGCGCAGGTGATTACGCGGCGTTTGCTGGGGTAA